AGAGCAACACAGCGGCAGAAAACAGGCTGTAGCGGATACCATCGCGGTTTCCGGACCAAGCCACTCGGTCATTAACGATGTAAGCACAAGCCGTGCCTGTGGGGCCGATCTGTCGAACTTCGATCCAGTTGCCCTCTCGTAAAACGGACAAAGCCCTTTTGAGAGTATTCAAGCCGCAACCAGCCATTTTGGCCAATGTAGCTTGGGATGCGACGAGAGCATTATTGCGGCCCATTTGGGAGGTCATAAGCATCATAACGGCCGCTGCTCTAGGATTTGATACAGCTAATTTTGACCATCGTTCCATAGCCGCTCGTTCGACCTGAACCCAAGTTCCGTTGGGTGCGGTGGTTAATCCAACGTGCTTTGGCTTCATGGCCTACCCCTAGATCAAATCAGACGATTTTTCATCCAAATTTGGATGAAATTCATCCATTTTATAGCGAAAAATGTAGATAAATTCAATCCAAATTTGGACAAATTCCATCCAAACCTAGCCCATAGCTGGTGGGCTAGGGGTAGCCCATAGCTGGTGGGCTACCCCCCCCCCTCAC
The Komagataeibacter medellinensis NBRC 3288 genome window above contains:
- a CDS encoding replication/maintenance protein RepL: MKPKHVGLTTAPNGTWVQVERAAMERWSKLAVSNPRAAAVMMLMTSQMGRNNALVASQATLAKMAGCGLNTLKRALSVLREGNWIEVRQIGPTGTACAYIVNDRVAWSGNRDGIRYSLFSAAVLLSDDEQPDKTEIGAQPPLQAIPDLYPGEKQLPTGPGLPPPSQPSFDGMEPDLPATEK